The Fortiea contorta PCC 7126 genome has a segment encoding these proteins:
- the phoU gene encoding phosphate signaling complex protein PhoU, translating to MKVVLYSPNPDRPQLARAIRRLERDVLRMGALVEQSFRLSHQALVSRDLIAAAEVPRLDKKIDRFYRQIESECTTIITLQAPTSQDLRCLSAFMQLVRDLERIGDYAKDLAEVAIKIFPYPPHASVPDIAIMSHHAQAMLAASLVALGDLDAAGGRSIKRLDDAVDNAYDRLYETLACQRDIPGVVEPIILLALAIRYLERMADHATNIGQRVAYIVTGQRS from the coding sequence GTGAAAGTCGTCCTTTATAGTCCCAATCCTGACAGACCTCAGTTAGCACGAGCCATTAGGCGCTTAGAACGGGATGTATTGCGTATGGGAGCTTTGGTGGAACAATCTTTTCGCCTCAGTCACCAAGCCTTAGTCTCCCGCGATTTGATCGCAGCTGCGGAAGTTCCCCGATTAGATAAGAAGATTGATCGTTTTTATAGACAGATCGAGTCTGAATGCACAACAATTATAACGCTACAAGCTCCAACATCTCAAGATTTGCGTTGTTTGAGTGCTTTTATGCAACTGGTGCGAGATTTAGAACGCATTGGGGATTACGCTAAGGATCTAGCGGAAGTTGCGATTAAGATTTTTCCTTATCCACCCCACGCTTCTGTACCAGATATTGCTATAATGTCTCATCATGCTCAGGCAATGTTAGCTGCTAGCTTGGTAGCTTTAGGCGATTTAGACGCAGCTGGCGGCAGAAGTATTAAGCGTCTAGATGACGCTGTGGATAATGCCTATGATCGCCTTTATGAAACTTTAGCTTGTCAGCGGGATATTCCGGGTGTCGTCGAACCAATTATACTACTGGCTTTGGCAATTCGTTATTTAGAACGCATGGCAGACCACGCCACAAATATCGGTCAACGAGTGGCGTATATTGTGACTGGTCAGCGTTCTTGA